The genomic segment TCTCTATATGTTTATCAGCTTTTATGTTGTTCTGACACTGACGTTTCTGTCGATGAAAATGATGCCCGGTACACCCTTTAAATTTGCCAACCGACTGTCGCCGGAACAGCTGGGTCAGCTGAAGCATTATTATGGGCTGGATCAGCCGGTTGCTGTTCAATACGTGCATTACTTGTGGAATTTTATCCACGGTGATCTTGGCGGATCGTTTCAATACGGGATGCAGCCGGTGACAGAATTTTTGATACAAAGATTTCCGGTTTCTTTCCAGCTTGGCCTGGAAGCTATGGTTGTTGGAACCATTCTCGGTATTCTGTTCGGCATTATCGCCGGACTTTACCGGGCGAGATTTCTTGACTGGGGAACAATGACACTATCTATGATTGGTATTTCCATTCCATCATTTATTTTCGCCGCTATCCTGCAGTATGGCCTTTCAGTGTTCGTTCAATGGTTTCCGGTAGCAGGATGGGATACACCTATGTCTCATGTGTTGCCTGTGACCTCTCTGGCCATCGGTGTGGTAGCCCTTATTGCTCAGTTCATGCGCAATGAAATGGTTGAAGTGCTGAATCAGGATTACATAGTAACAGCGGAAGCCAAGGGATTGACGACATCAGCAATCATCTTTAAGCATGCGATTCGTAACGCGCTGATTCCGGTCGTTACAGTGATAGGTCCGATGACTGCAGCAATTG from the Sporolactobacillus sp. Y61 genome contains:
- a CDS encoding ABC transporter permease → MFRYIMKRILYMFISFYVVLTLTFLSMKMMPGTPFKFANRLSPEQLGQLKHYYGLDQPVAVQYVHYLWNFIHGDLGGSFQYGMQPVTEFLIQRFPVSFQLGLEAMVVGTILGILFGIIAGLYRARFLDWGTMTLSMIGISIPSFIFAAILQYGLSVFVQWFPVAGWDTPMSHVLPVTSLAIGVVALIAQFMRNEMVEVLNQDYIVTAEAKGLTTSAIIFKHAIRNALIPVVTVIGPMTAAIVTGSLVIENIFTIPGIGSQFVEAIVTNDYPMIMGTTELFAALFIVAILVVDILYGIIDPRIRISGGQSS